Proteins encoded together in one Lathyrus oleraceus cultivar Zhongwan6 chromosome 5, CAAS_Psat_ZW6_1.0, whole genome shotgun sequence window:
- the LOC127080349 gene encoding uncharacterized protein LOC127080349, producing the protein MNPPEFHGGLNPMKAQEGITIMERIFQIVHCSEENKVVFYSYMMKGSAVRWWESTSTLMTNQGVPRDWENFKTIFLDKYFPSSLRTHKEFEFQQLRHGTMTVAAYSKKFEDMAAYSRQAAYAPDERWKIDQFIFGLRGEISHSASQREFKTYAELLRKCYVAENSLKKVQEERDQYRSGQRDQGRPSSPFRPRPQREGHMSRECPQNKNHMQGRRTSRVYTLDARKAKRNNALIVGTCLVNGHPCFVLFDCGATHPFVSIQCMKRLGLQVIPLYPHMVVTTAMDDVVETQLICENCLLSLNDRIFQIDLICLPNKKVGMVLRMDWLSANSVFIGCEEKLIIIPSSEATPKDVLTTIWEGTIGMVNFLFEKEKSVLLVLTKKSSDNMSVTQIPIVCEFPEVFPEDPP; encoded by the exons ATGAATCCTCCTGAATTCCATGGTGGGTTGAATCCTATGAAGGCTCAGGAGGGGATAACCATCATGGAAAGGATTTTTCAGATAGTGCATTGTAGTGAAGAGAATAAGGTTGTGTTTTATTCTTACATGATGAAGGGTTCAGCTGTGAGATGGTGGGAGAGTACTTCGACTCTTATGACCAATCAAGGAGTACCTAGGGATTGGGAGAATTTTAAGACTATTTTCCTGGATAAGTATTTTCCTAGTTCTTTGAGGACTCATAAAGAGTTTGAGTTTCAACAACTTAGACATGGTACTATGACAGTAGCTGCGTATTCTAAGAAGTTCGAAGATATGGCTGCTTATTCTAGACAAGCCGCGTATGCACCGGATGAGAGGTGGAAGATTGATCAGTTTATTTTTGGTCTGAGGGGTGAAATTTCTCATAGTGCTTCTCAAAGGGAATTCAAAACTTATGCTGAATTGTTAAGGAAATGCTATGTGGCTGAGAACAGTTTGAAGAAAGTTCAAGAAGAAAGGGATCAGTATAGGAGTGGACAGAGAGACCAAGGGAGGCCAAGTAGCCCGTTCAGGCCTAGACCTCAG AGGGAGGGACACATGTCTAGAGAATGTCCTCAAAATAAGAATCATATGCAGGGGAGGAGAACCAGTCGAGTTTACACTTTGGATGCAAGGAAGGCTAAGAGAAACAATGCCTTAATTGTTGGCACGTGTCTCGTCAATGGTCATCCTTGTTTTGTATTATTTGATTGTGGGGCGACACACCCTTTTGTATCAATTCAGTGCATGAAGCGTCTTGGTTTGCAAGTAATTCCCTTGTATCCTCATATGGTGGTTACTACCGCCATGGATGATGTAGTTGAGACACAgttgatttgtgaaaattgtttgCTCTCTCTGAATGATAGAATTTTCCAGATTGATCTCATCTGTTTACCAAATAAGAAGGTTGGTATGGTTTTGAGGATGGATTGGCTTTCCGCCAATTCGGTGTTTATTGGATGCGAAGAGAAGTTGATTATCATTCCATCTAGTGAAGCTACTCCAAAGGATGTATTAACTACTATCTGGGAAGGTACGATTGGTATGGTTAATTTCTTATTTGAGAAGGAAAAGTCAGTTCTCTTGGTACTTACCAAGAAATCTAGCGACAATATGAGTGTTACGCAAATTCCTATCGTTTGTGAATTTCCAGAAGTCTTCCCTGAGGATCCTCCATAA